One Granulicella sp. 5B5 DNA window includes the following coding sequences:
- the mnmE gene encoding tRNA uridine-5-carboxymethylaminomethyl(34) synthesis GTPase MnmE gives MNVTSSQTPFAGSIDSDTIVAISTPPGRGGIGIVRLSGPDALSLAPHLLQLAHSLAVPEAHARAYFARVLDPAAPARALDDCLVTAFHAPRSYTAEPLVEIATHGSPVILDALLRNALATGQRLGLSVRLANPGEFTQRAFLAGRIDLTQAEAVHDLIAAHTLDQARVAAQQLGGALSRRVAPIKGDLLHIIALLEAGMDFASGELDDVDVVPPTQIADFIGRVRSPLEVLAATYQRGQLLRNGAAIAIVGRPNAGKSSLFNRLLERDRAIVTAIPGTTRDTLEESLSLGGIPVRLIDTAGLRTTAADEAEQHGIARTRETLADADLILLVHDATQPFGSSEQQLLASIASRPHLLVSNKIDLATAGSVLYPLSSIPSLRTSALTGEGLDALRTAILTQLNAQGSLAESGLINNLRQQQSIADTLTALAAAAEANGSALPHELILVDLHNALRALDSLTGTTTTDDILARIFSTFCIGK, from the coding sequence ATGAACGTAACCTCCTCCCAGACACCTTTCGCCGGTTCAATCGATAGCGACACCATCGTCGCCATCTCCACGCCTCCCGGCCGTGGCGGTATCGGCATCGTCCGCCTCTCCGGGCCGGATGCCCTCTCGCTTGCCCCACACCTCCTCCAGCTCGCCCACTCGCTGGCCGTGCCCGAAGCCCACGCCCGCGCCTACTTCGCCCGCGTGCTCGACCCCGCCGCCCCAGCCCGCGCGCTCGACGACTGCCTCGTCACCGCGTTCCACGCCCCCCGCAGCTACACCGCCGAACCCCTCGTCGAGATCGCCACCCACGGCTCGCCTGTCATCCTCGATGCGCTGCTGCGCAATGCGCTCGCCACAGGGCAGCGCCTCGGCCTCAGCGTCCGCCTCGCCAACCCCGGCGAGTTCACGCAGCGCGCCTTCCTCGCCGGCCGCATCGACCTCACCCAGGCCGAGGCCGTCCACGACCTCATCGCCGCCCACACGCTCGATCAGGCGCGCGTCGCCGCGCAGCAACTCGGCGGGGCCCTCAGCCGCCGCGTTGCTCCTATTAAAGGAGACCTCCTCCACATCATCGCCCTCCTTGAAGCCGGCATGGACTTCGCCTCCGGCGAGCTCGACGACGTCGATGTCGTTCCACCGACTCAAATCGCCGACTTCATCGGCCGCGTCCGTTCGCCGCTCGAGGTCCTCGCCGCCACCTACCAGCGCGGCCAACTGCTTCGCAACGGGGCCGCCATCGCAATCGTCGGTCGGCCCAATGCCGGCAAGTCGTCGCTCTTCAACCGCCTGCTGGAGCGCGACCGCGCCATCGTCACGGCCATCCCCGGCACCACGCGCGACACCCTCGAGGAGTCACTCTCTCTCGGCGGCATCCCCGTCCGGCTCATCGATACCGCCGGTCTCCGCACGACTGCCGCCGACGAGGCCGAGCAGCATGGCATCGCACGCACGAGAGAGACACTCGCCGACGCTGACCTCATCCTGCTTGTCCACGACGCCACGCAGCCCTTCGGCTCCAGCGAGCAGCAACTCCTCGCGTCCATCGCCAGCCGTCCACATCTTCTTGTCAGCAACAAGATCGACCTGGCTACGGCGGGTTCTGTCCTCTATCCTCTATCCTCTATCCCCTCGCTTCGCACCAGCGCCCTCACCGGCGAAGGCCTCGACGCTCTGCGCACGGCCATCCTCACACAGCTCAACGCGCAAGGCTCGCTCGCAGAATCCGGCCTCATCAACAACCTCCGTCAGCAGCAGTCCATCGCGGACACCCTCACCGCACTCGCTGCTGCCGCCGAAGCGAACGGCTCTGCTCTCCCCCACGAGCTCATCCTCGTCGACCTGCACAACGCACTCCGCGCACTCGACTCCCTCACCGGCACCACCACCACCGACGACATCCTCGCCCGCATCTTCTCCACCTTCTGCATCGGCAAGTAG
- a CDS encoding TonB-dependent receptor has translation MPSTLSPRALRRTVYFAVCLAVLAVPTLVLAENSAAPAPQPGIAQTPSQAMARSSVTGTVQDPTAASVPGATVQLLRPDGTLVGTTTTDSTGHFQFPQPAAGTYTLTITLSGFASLTKSLHIGAAAPAPLALTMDLASVATNVSVSADSDAPTTDPATNQDAATVTADDMKNLPIFDADIVSTLSAFVSSDAAGEGGTALIVDGVETPALDISPSAIASISVNQDPYSAQYRHPGRGQVEIVTKRAAQQFHGSASFTFRDAALEGTNYFAQSKAPSQRRIYEGYVTGPTGLHGTEFLFSLTRREQDTFNTVDAVTLPTVQAAQNVAAPTRSTALTMKVRRQFNENHSGFLLYRLYDASNINQNVGGQTLASAGYNSYNYDMDVAYHDDYTIGATKLNQFNLRFERNLDRTASAFHAAQVQVQGVATFGSAQNDVFNTEYNPNISDLFSWTVASHLPQQIKFGVQIPNLGRRILEDNTNRQGTYTFASVAAYQAGTPSTFTIQQGQSRFETLYSQPEAFILDQVQVTPRLTLTPGLRYGFQNTLSNTKNGFEPRFTAAYAIDPNHGFVARAGSGIYFRQVGPNVEQNLARYQNAAERSLVISNPCYANPTTPTCPTLTTQPPSLFQFAPGLQSPVQAYFGLSLEHQVTKTATLTVGYNGSRGWHALRTIDINAPLPPYPNTVRPNPNYSQINQQDSGGYQKSDDLSVSFRGRIHDYFAGFMQYDYQHADSNTQWSTFQPEDQYDPNAEWSRTNYDQRQRLSLFGTLYPDKPVTLGVGFYDYTPLPYTITDGTDRFDPGLYNARPDGVPRNSLNEADYQDLQLRLGYTYKFAPLQHVKAAEAGAVPDFQTIAFSLSSFNTLNRVNFGSYDGVEGSQDFMQPTSANSPRRLQLSAAYNF, from the coding sequence ATGCCCTCGACGCTATCTCCCCGCGCCCTTCGACGCACTGTCTATTTCGCCGTCTGCCTTGCCGTGCTCGCCGTGCCCACGCTTGTCCTCGCGGAGAACTCCGCCGCGCCCGCGCCGCAGCCCGGCATCGCCCAGACACCATCGCAGGCCATGGCGCGCTCCTCCGTCACCGGCACCGTGCAAGACCCCACCGCCGCCAGCGTCCCCGGAGCCACCGTCCAGCTCCTGCGCCCCGACGGCACCCTCGTCGGCACCACCACCACCGACAGCACGGGCCACTTCCAGTTCCCGCAGCCCGCCGCTGGCACCTACACCCTCACCATCACCCTCTCCGGCTTCGCTTCCCTCACCAAGTCGCTGCACATCGGCGCCGCTGCGCCCGCGCCGCTGGCCCTCACCATGGACCTCGCCAGCGTTGCCACCAACGTCAGCGTCTCGGCTGACTCCGACGCCCCCACCACCGACCCCGCCACCAACCAGGACGCCGCCACCGTCACCGCCGACGACATGAAGAACCTCCCCATCTTCGACGCCGACATCGTCTCAACGCTCTCCGCCTTCGTCTCCTCCGACGCCGCCGGGGAAGGCGGCACCGCCCTCATCGTCGACGGCGTCGAGACCCCCGCGCTCGACATCAGCCCCTCCGCCATCGCCAGCATCAGCGTCAACCAGGACCCCTACTCCGCGCAGTACCGCCATCCCGGCCGCGGCCAGGTTGAGATCGTCACCAAGCGCGCCGCCCAGCAGTTCCACGGCTCCGCCAGCTTCACCTTCCGCGACGCCGCGCTCGAAGGCACCAACTACTTCGCCCAGTCCAAGGCCCCCTCACAGCGCCGCATCTATGAGGGTTACGTCACCGGCCCCACCGGCCTCCACGGCACCGAGTTCCTCTTCTCCCTCACCCGCCGCGAGCAGGACACCTTCAACACCGTCGACGCCGTCACCCTGCCCACCGTGCAGGCCGCGCAGAACGTCGCCGCGCCCACCCGCTCCACCGCACTCACCATGAAGGTCCGCCGCCAGTTCAACGAGAACCACTCCGGCTTCCTTCTCTACCGTCTCTACGACGCCTCCAACATCAATCAGAACGTCGGCGGCCAGACCCTCGCCTCCGCCGGTTACAACAGCTACAACTACGACATGGACGTCGCCTACCACGACGACTACACCATCGGCGCCACCAAGCTGAACCAGTTCAATCTGCGCTTCGAGCGCAACCTCGACCGCACCGCCTCCGCCTTCCATGCCGCCCAGGTCCAGGTGCAGGGCGTCGCCACTTTCGGCAGCGCGCAGAACGACGTCTTCAACACCGAGTACAACCCCAACATCTCCGACCTCTTCAGCTGGACCGTCGCCTCGCACCTCCCGCAGCAGATCAAGTTCGGCGTCCAGATACCCAACCTCGGCCGCCGCATCCTCGAGGACAACACCAACCGCCAGGGCACCTACACCTTCGCCAGCGTCGCGGCATATCAGGCGGGCACACCCTCCACCTTCACCATTCAGCAGGGCCAGTCGCGCTTTGAGACCCTCTACTCGCAACCCGAAGCCTTCATCCTTGACCAGGTGCAGGTCACCCCGCGTCTCACCCTCACGCCCGGCCTGCGTTACGGCTTCCAGAACACGCTCTCCAACACCAAGAACGGCTTCGAGCCCCGCTTCACCGCGGCCTATGCCATCGACCCCAACCACGGCTTCGTCGCCCGCGCCGGTTCCGGCATCTACTTCCGCCAGGTCGGCCCCAACGTCGAGCAGAACCTCGCCCGCTACCAGAACGCCGCTGAGCGCAGCCTCGTCATCTCCAACCCCTGCTACGCCAACCCGACCACGCCCACTTGCCCCACGCTCACCACCCAGCCGCCCAGCCTCTTCCAGTTCGCGCCCGGCCTGCAGTCGCCAGTACAGGCTTACTTCGGCCTGAGCCTTGAGCACCAGGTCACCAAGACCGCCACCCTCACCGTCGGCTACAACGGCTCCCGCGGCTGGCACGCGCTGCGCACCATCGACATCAACGCACCGTTGCCGCCGTATCCCAACACCGTCCGGCCCAACCCCAACTACTCCCAGATCAACCAGCAGGACTCCGGTGGCTACCAGAAGTCCGACGATCTCTCCGTCAGCTTCCGCGGCCGCATCCACGATTACTTCGCCGGCTTCATGCAGTACGACTACCAGCACGCCGACTCCAACACCCAGTGGTCCACCTTCCAGCCCGAAGACCAGTACGACCCCAACGCCGAGTGGTCGCGCACCAACTACGACCAGCGCCAGCGCCTCTCGCTCTTCGGCACCCTCTACCCCGACAAGCCCGTCACCCTCGGCGTCGGCTTCTACGACTACACGCCGCTGCCCTACACCATCACCGACGGCACCGACCGCTTCGACCCCGGCCTCTACAACGCCCGCCCCGACGGCGTCCCCCGCAACAGCCTCAACGAAGCCGACTACCAGGACCTCCAGCTCCGCCTCGGCTACACCTACAAGTTCGCCCCGCTGCAGCACGTCAAGGCCGCCGAGGCCGGCGCGGTACCCGACTTCCAGACCATCGCCTTCTCGCTCTCCAGCTTCAACACCCTCAACCGCGTCAACTTCGGCAGCTACGACGGCGTAGAAGGCTCGCAGGACTTCATGCAGCCCACCAGTGCCAACAGCCCCCGCCGCCTACAGCTCTCCGCCGCCTACAACTTCTAA
- a CDS encoding TonB-dependent receptor: MKKVLAVLTLLAVATLSYGQSVTAGDVEGTVTDATGAVIPGATVTIKNLATGASKAATSNSSGNYHVSLLTPGTYQVTGAAAGFATVVSNVTVAAGVVTQDAIKLSVGQQGTTIEVTSNPEIVNTTNADIVTTFTAEQIQAMPNPGNDLTFVAQTAPGTVMNTGTAAGGYGNFSSFGISGLSNMFTLDGGYENDPFLNLNNTGASNLTLGNNEVDTVTIVAPAYSAQFGGLGGAQVNEITAAGTNRFHGNASYYWDGRALNSNDWFNKQNEAFYGEQNIPVFVNANQWGASIGGPIWKDKLFFFVNTEGIRATTPATGQVFVPNALYQACSLGDAGSCATLNANASANCENNPNTTGVGNDPNCAASDGISFAPAPVSEQPLLKTIYGVYNNSPFRPAASAISQDANDVAEDTYYAKNASLLTEWLLTARVDWKISDKDSFYIHYKQDHGLQPTYTDLIDPRFSTQSAQPAWEGQINEVHTFTPNLTNQLVLTGNYYSAPFQNSNNFSGIAPSTLLFESGDAANYGTNYGGENYAFPQGRRVSGYQVIDDVNYTRGRNTLRFGYNIRRDNITDLQGEETISPADELTEEGLSSGVIDVEHIERFPLRAEQPVSVYDMGAYIEDSYKLTPKLTVTAGLRVERNSNPTCHANCFQVLALSTSALPTGATSAGVPYNAAYPNGLISADRYRALKSFQKAGIMPRFSANWQADSKTVVRAGFGMFTDSFPGVVADDLLSNPPTNFHAAVLGTVEGAATSGYITPSTTGSAHQTAVNSDTAFESQFSTGGTYTTTAAAVANAGGHYSAPNFTTIAGSISYPTYEEWSLAVEHRIDNKSSVTISYVGNHGYHEPVNDGTRNLSNTAASASFFPTVPTAKPVTPFATISNVYSGADSNFNGVVVTGTRRSHGLTVNINYEFSKALDEISNGGFEAFAPDAGDSAAVQNSAALRQQYGPADYNVKHNTTASFVYEVPSFSERFRDLTGGFEFSGAIFHQSGLPYTVTQNTSSFPKSVNGVAAGAFANGTALLFANEISNSFDHHCGGGSHALLPDGSVPSPCDFKSAFTSPTDYGQQGRNSLVGPSYTNVDFGAFKTFHVPHADFMKLKLGAQFFNLFNHPNFQNPTHVLTSSNALGSIQSTVGAPTSILGSVGGADASPRLIQLHAGFTF, from the coding sequence ATGAAAAAGGTATTGGCAGTTCTTACACTTCTTGCTGTAGCCACCCTTAGCTATGGACAATCGGTCACAGCGGGTGACGTCGAAGGCACGGTCACAGACGCGACGGGCGCGGTGATTCCGGGCGCCACCGTCACCATCAAGAACCTGGCCACAGGTGCCTCCAAGGCGGCCACCAGCAATTCCAGCGGCAACTACCACGTTTCGCTGCTCACGCCGGGAACGTATCAGGTTACAGGAGCCGCGGCCGGCTTTGCTACGGTTGTGAGCAACGTGACGGTGGCAGCCGGTGTTGTTACCCAGGATGCCATCAAGCTCTCCGTGGGCCAGCAGGGCACCACGATTGAAGTGACCAGCAACCCTGAGATCGTCAACACCACCAACGCCGACATCGTCACGACGTTCACAGCGGAGCAGATCCAGGCGATGCCGAACCCCGGCAACGACCTGACCTTCGTGGCGCAGACGGCCCCTGGTACGGTGATGAACACCGGCACCGCGGCCGGCGGCTACGGCAACTTCTCGAGCTTCGGCATCTCCGGCTTGTCCAATATGTTCACCCTGGACGGCGGTTATGAGAACGACCCGTTCCTGAACCTGAACAACACCGGTGCTTCGAACCTTACGCTCGGCAACAATGAAGTCGACACGGTGACGATCGTAGCTCCGGCTTATAGCGCCCAATTCGGTGGACTCGGGGGCGCGCAGGTGAACGAGATCACCGCGGCCGGCACGAACCGGTTTCATGGCAACGCCAGCTACTATTGGGACGGACGCGCGCTGAACTCGAACGACTGGTTCAATAAGCAGAACGAGGCCTTCTATGGTGAGCAGAATATCCCGGTGTTCGTGAATGCGAACCAGTGGGGCGCCTCCATCGGCGGGCCGATCTGGAAGGACAAGCTGTTCTTCTTCGTGAACACCGAAGGTATCCGTGCGACGACACCGGCGACCGGCCAGGTGTTCGTGCCGAATGCGCTCTACCAGGCCTGCTCATTGGGTGATGCGGGCTCCTGCGCCACGCTGAATGCGAACGCGAGCGCGAACTGCGAAAACAACCCGAACACCACCGGCGTCGGCAACGACCCCAACTGCGCCGCCTCCGACGGCATTTCTTTCGCGCCAGCGCCTGTTTCCGAGCAACCCTTGTTGAAGACGATTTACGGCGTCTATAACAATAGCCCATTCCGCCCTGCCGCCAGCGCCATAAGTCAAGACGCGAATGACGTTGCGGAAGATACCTACTACGCAAAGAATGCGTCGCTGCTGACTGAGTGGCTGCTTACCGCGCGCGTCGACTGGAAGATCAGCGACAAGGACTCCTTCTACATCCACTACAAGCAGGACCACGGTCTGCAGCCGACCTACACCGACCTGATCGATCCGCGCTTCTCGACACAGAGCGCGCAGCCTGCATGGGAAGGCCAGATCAACGAGGTTCATACCTTCACCCCGAACCTCACCAACCAACTGGTGCTTACCGGCAACTACTATAGCGCGCCGTTCCAGAACAGCAACAACTTTTCGGGAATCGCTCCCAGCACACTGCTCTTCGAGAGCGGTGACGCGGCCAACTACGGCACGAACTACGGTGGTGAGAACTATGCCTTCCCGCAGGGCCGTCGCGTCTCCGGCTACCAGGTGATTGACGACGTCAACTACACGAGGGGCCGCAACACTCTCCGCTTCGGTTACAACATCCGTCGCGACAACATCACCGACCTTCAGGGCGAAGAGACAATCTCTCCGGCCGACGAGCTCACGGAAGAAGGCTTGTCTTCGGGCGTGATCGACGTCGAACACATCGAGCGCTTCCCTCTACGTGCAGAACAGCCCGTTTCGGTGTATGACATGGGCGCATACATCGAAGATAGCTACAAGCTGACTCCGAAGTTGACCGTGACCGCTGGTCTTCGTGTAGAGCGCAACTCCAATCCAACCTGCCATGCAAACTGTTTCCAGGTGCTTGCGTTGTCCACCTCGGCTCTGCCGACCGGAGCAACCAGCGCAGGAGTTCCGTACAACGCAGCGTATCCCAATGGTCTCATCTCCGCCGATCGCTATCGCGCGCTCAAAAGCTTCCAGAAAGCCGGTATCATGCCGCGCTTCAGCGCGAACTGGCAGGCTGACAGCAAGACCGTCGTCCGTGCGGGCTTCGGTATGTTCACCGACAGCTTCCCCGGTGTGGTTGCGGACGACCTGCTCAGCAATCCTCCCACCAACTTCCACGCCGCTGTCCTGGGCACGGTTGAAGGAGCAGCTACCAGCGGCTATATCACACCCTCAACGACCGGCAGTGCGCACCAGACGGCTGTGAACTCGGATACCGCGTTTGAGTCGCAGTTCTCGACCGGCGGCACGTATACAACCACCGCTGCAGCTGTCGCCAATGCAGGCGGCCATTACTCGGCTCCGAACTTCACGACAATCGCGGGCAGCATCAGCTACCCGACCTATGAGGAGTGGAGTCTGGCTGTGGAGCATCGCATCGATAATAAGAGCTCGGTGACGATCAGCTACGTCGGCAACCACGGCTATCACGAGCCGGTGAACGACGGGACAAGGAACCTGAGCAACACAGCTGCGAGTGCTTCGTTCTTCCCGACGGTTCCCACGGCGAAGCCGGTCACCCCGTTCGCGACGATCAGCAATGTGTACAGCGGTGCCGATAGCAACTTCAACGGCGTTGTTGTCACGGGCACCCGCCGTTCGCACGGACTCACGGTCAACATCAACTATGAGTTCTCGAAGGCACTGGACGAAATCTCTAACGGCGGTTTCGAGGCATTCGCTCCGGATGCCGGCGACTCCGCAGCCGTACAGAACTCGGCTGCACTCCGTCAACAGTACGGTCCGGCAGACTACAACGTGAAACACAACACCACGGCCAGCTTCGTCTACGAGGTGCCTTCGTTCTCGGAGCGCTTCCGCGATCTGACCGGCGGTTTTGAGTTCAGCGGCGCGATCTTCCACCAATCTGGTCTGCCATACACGGTCACGCAGAACACGAGCAGCTTCCCGAAGTCGGTCAACGGTGTAGCCGCTGGCGCTTTTGCGAACGGAACGGCCCTGCTCTTCGCGAATGAAATCTCCAACAGCTTCGATCACCACTGCGGTGGTGGCTCGCATGCCCTCCTGCCGGACGGCAGCGTGCCTAGCCCGTGTGACTTCAAGAGTGCCTTTACTTCGCCGACGGACTACGGCCAGCAGGGACGCAACAGTCTCGTTGGACCTTCGTACACGAACGTGGACTTTGGTGCCTTCAAGACGTTCCACGTTCCCCACGCGGATTTCATGAAGCTGAAGCTTGGCGCGCAGTTCTTCAACCTGTTCAACCACCCGAACTTCCAGAACCCGACACATGTTCTCACGTCGAGCAATGCTCTTGGTTCCATCCAGAGCA
- a CDS encoding glycosyltransferase family 39 protein — MGQLKRLIQGKWSRAAMVAGLLLVMAAQLVWVSRRSSATWDEPHHLFDGYMVLTRHTYTLNPEVPPLVKLVAALPLLGRGLAVPADHGWSVPREAFRDGRDFVFGNGVGRTLELGRLACMGFTLALGLLIYCMAAEMFGYGAGLFALALYVVDPNFLAHGALVTTDVGSACLFVAALYVFYRYSGRPTWGRLLLAGFAAGLLLAAKFTGVFLAPMLVLLVLAEWVVVRSWKPLRERAVALVVVFAMAWVVLWGFYGFRYSAGVNGGDIDPPLSAYLARMYDRADAPRLAMLAKYHVLPEAYLWGLENTKQTEFEDTSYLWGKVYRHGNWWYFPVALAVKSTLPFLLLLVAGLVLMVVLPTSQKRDVGHPALWLLVPTGLYFAVAMHSDFDIGVRHLLPVYALLYVLVGGVASVLVQKDARWMYALGVLLCWQVVTSERVAPAYMAYGNEAWGGPLQVHRYLSDANVDWGQQLIAVKRYIDEHHVAKCWFAYFPDGAIEPEDYGMHCGRLPTTSTVWWLDLPEAVPPVIDGTVFVSDGDLEGIEFGDGALNPYEVFRERRPDAVIDYGVDVYNGSFAVPLASALVTAHDADKRLSAGDKDGALALAEQAAGLAPESAPVEIELGDVLAALGRRDEALARYRAAMESAERVRPDLQASFIAAAQEKVHALEAR, encoded by the coding sequence GTGGGCCAGCTAAAACGTTTGATTCAAGGCAAATGGAGCCGGGCGGCGATGGTGGCGGGGCTGCTGCTGGTGATGGCGGCGCAACTGGTTTGGGTGTCTCGGCGGAGTTCCGCAACCTGGGATGAGCCGCACCATCTGTTTGATGGATATATGGTTTTGACGCGGCACACGTATACGCTTAACCCCGAGGTGCCTCCGCTGGTGAAGCTGGTGGCGGCGCTACCACTGCTGGGGCGCGGGCTCGCGGTGCCTGCCGACCACGGATGGAGCGTGCCGCGCGAGGCGTTTCGCGATGGCCGGGACTTTGTGTTCGGCAACGGCGTGGGGCGGACGCTGGAACTGGGGCGGCTGGCGTGTATGGGGTTCACGCTTGCGCTGGGGCTGCTGATCTACTGCATGGCGGCGGAGATGTTTGGCTATGGCGCGGGGCTGTTTGCGCTGGCGCTCTATGTGGTCGATCCGAACTTTTTGGCGCATGGGGCGCTGGTGACGACGGACGTGGGGAGCGCGTGCCTGTTTGTGGCGGCGCTGTATGTGTTCTATCGGTACAGCGGGCGGCCGACGTGGGGAAGGCTGCTGCTGGCCGGGTTTGCGGCGGGGTTGCTGCTGGCGGCGAAGTTTACCGGGGTGTTTCTTGCGCCGATGCTGGTGTTGCTCGTGTTGGCGGAGTGGGTAGTGGTGCGAAGTTGGAAGCCGCTGCGCGAACGGGCGGTGGCGCTGGTGGTGGTCTTCGCGATGGCGTGGGTAGTGCTGTGGGGGTTCTATGGGTTTCGTTATTCGGCGGGGGTGAATGGTGGAGATATTGATCCTCCGTTGAGTGCGTACCTGGCGCGGATGTACGACAGGGCCGATGCGCCGCGGCTGGCGATGCTGGCGAAGTATCACGTGCTGCCGGAGGCGTATCTGTGGGGGCTCGAGAACACCAAGCAGACGGAGTTTGAGGACACGAGCTACCTGTGGGGCAAGGTGTACCGGCATGGGAACTGGTGGTACTTTCCGGTGGCGCTGGCGGTGAAGTCTACGCTGCCGTTTCTGCTGCTATTGGTGGCAGGGTTGGTTCTTATGGTGGTTCTACCCACATCTCAGAAGCGAGATGTGGGGCACCCGGCTTTGTGGCTGCTCGTGCCGACGGGGTTGTACTTTGCGGTGGCGATGCACTCGGACTTCGATATTGGCGTGCGGCACCTGCTGCCGGTGTATGCGCTGCTGTATGTGTTGGTGGGTGGTGTGGCATCGGTACTGGTGCAGAAGGATGCGCGATGGATGTATGCGCTGGGTGTTCTGCTGTGCTGGCAGGTGGTGACGAGTGAGCGCGTGGCCCCGGCATATATGGCGTATGGGAATGAGGCGTGGGGCGGCCCGTTGCAGGTGCACAGGTATCTGAGCGATGCGAATGTGGACTGGGGGCAGCAGTTAATCGCGGTGAAGCGGTACATCGACGAGCACCATGTGGCGAAGTGCTGGTTTGCGTACTTTCCCGATGGCGCGATTGAGCCGGAGGACTACGGTATGCACTGCGGACGGTTGCCGACGACGAGCACGGTGTGGTGGCTCGATCTGCCGGAGGCTGTGCCGCCGGTGATCGACGGCACGGTATTTGTGAGCGATGGCGACCTGGAGGGGATTGAGTTTGGCGACGGCGCTCTGAATCCGTATGAGGTGTTTCGTGAGCGGAGACCGGATGCGGTGATCGACTATGGTGTGGATGTGTATAACGGAAGCTTTGCGGTGCCGTTGGCGTCGGCGCTGGTGACGGCGCACGATGCGGACAAGCGGCTGAGTGCGGGCGACAAAGACGGTGCGCTGGCGTTGGCGGAGCAGGCGGCGGGGCTCGCACCGGAGTCGGCTCCGGTGGAGATAGAGCTGGGTGATGTGCTGGCGGCGTTGGGACGGCGCGACGAGGCGCTGGCGCGGTATCGCGCGGCGATGGAGAGCGCGGAGCGGGTGCGGCCTGACCTGCAGGCGAGTTTCATTGCGGCGGCGCAGGAGAAAGTTCATGCGCTGGAGGCGAGATAA